A single window of Flavobacterium aestivum DNA harbors:
- a CDS encoding hydroxymethylglutaryl-CoA reductase, degradative produces the protein MNNAVAGFSKLSKEEKINWIANHYFSTPSEAISLLKNYWNTDDKIQKLHDEFIENTISNFYIPLGVAPNFLINGQYSTIPMAIEESSVVAAAAKAAKFWSTRGGFKTTVINTEKIGQVHFMYKGDESKLYLFFAYLKSKLFETTESITKNMQKRGGGILDIILKDKTNLLPNYYQLHATFETKDSMGANFINSCLEQFAKTLKEEALDYELFSEEEKNIEVVMSILSNYVPNCIVRAEVSCPIEELAEKHIPNPQDFAEKFIQAVRIAEVEPFRAVTHNKGIMNGIDAVVLATGNDFRAVEAGIHAYASRNGHYSSLSHAKIENGIFSFWLEIPLALGTVGGLTSLHPLVKLSLEMLEKPSAKELMQIVAVAGLAQNFAALRSLTTTGIQEGHMKMHLNNILNQFEANHEERILIKKHFKHHVVSHSAVVEYIENLRKDN, from the coding sequence ATGAACAACGCTGTTGCCGGATTTTCAAAATTATCCAAAGAAGAAAAAATAAACTGGATTGCCAACCACTATTTTTCTACTCCAAGTGAAGCCATCTCACTACTTAAAAACTACTGGAATACTGACGATAAGATTCAAAAACTCCATGATGAATTCATAGAAAACACCATATCTAATTTTTATATCCCATTGGGTGTTGCTCCTAATTTTTTGATTAATGGTCAATACAGCACCATTCCCATGGCTATAGAAGAAAGCTCTGTAGTTGCCGCTGCCGCAAAAGCTGCAAAGTTTTGGTCTACACGTGGCGGTTTCAAAACTACTGTTATCAATACCGAAAAAATAGGACAAGTTCACTTTATGTATAAAGGTGATGAGTCCAAATTATATTTATTTTTCGCCTATTTAAAATCGAAACTATTCGAAACTACTGAAAGCATTACCAAAAACATGCAAAAACGTGGTGGAGGGATTCTGGACATTATTCTAAAAGACAAAACAAATTTATTACCAAACTACTATCAACTTCATGCTACTTTTGAAACTAAAGACAGCATGGGGGCCAACTTCATCAATTCTTGCTTAGAGCAATTTGCCAAAACCCTTAAAGAAGAGGCGTTGGATTATGAATTATTTTCTGAAGAAGAAAAAAATATAGAAGTTGTAATGAGCATACTTTCTAATTATGTTCCTAATTGTATCGTTCGAGCTGAAGTTTCTTGCCCAATTGAAGAATTAGCCGAAAAACATATTCCAAACCCTCAAGATTTTGCCGAAAAATTTATTCAAGCCGTGCGAATTGCAGAGGTAGAACCTTTTCGCGCAGTAACTCATAACAAAGGTATCATGAACGGAATTGACGCTGTCGTGCTTGCCACCGGAAACGACTTTAGAGCTGTCGAAGCCGGTATACACGCATACGCCTCCAGAAACGGACATTACTCCAGTTTATCACATGCCAAAATAGAAAATGGAATTTTTAGTTTCTGGCTGGAAATTCCTTTGGCTTTAGGAACAGTTGGCGGGTTGACATCCCTTCATCCTTTGGTTAAATTATCATTAGAAATGCTTGAAAAACCTTCAGCCAAAGAGTTAATGCAAATTGTTGCAGTAGCTGGTTTAGCACAAAACTTTGCAGCATTGCGTTCCTTGACCACTACAGGTATACAAGAAGGACACATGAAAATGCACTTAAATAATATTTTAAACCAATTTGAAGCCAATCATGAGGAACGCATTTTGATAAAAAAACACTTTAAACATCATGTTGTCTCCCACAGTGCAGTCGTTGAGTACATTGAAAATTTAAGAAAAGAC